One window of the Fusobacterium sp. SYSU M8D902 genome contains the following:
- a CDS encoding DEAD/DEAH box helicase, with translation MSLKKMDNLLENIFFMLKIDEKGAYVLPVYADGSIAENLEVDEDSEDVTSQILTYIKGVKEDSFFIDWEKEYEEAYLNEHSDLIEYLIDNPKFVNEKMEVLKWIKRDNNLSLIIKEKENSSTALTTELLLNDSITEFMIINEDLILADNTFYIIDMESNDFHTLKELVGTIDESGLENFLTLTIKYFKNIEIEYKDYKIMAGEKHIPSPQLVIEKISHDNSLYLQVTLMVSSMHYDFLKDHDIKQVAIVNDLERKISICEIDISRISEAIEDIVKLLAKDQKNLKVRSSYYLDESNLIIMQEKLAKEFIMKDLLQLASKYKVVGTDKLRKYNIKAVKPKVIGNFSHSIDFLEGEIELEIEGEKFSILDVLSSYKKDSYIMLSDGTSALINKKYIEKLERIFKDNNKQKVKLSFFDLPLVEELIEDKIFSEEMNRSREFFKGINNINNYAIETPKIKAQLREYQEYGYKWLSYLMDNNLGGCLADDMGLGKTLQAIAVLTRLHEKKGTKSLVVMPKSLVYNWESEIKKFSPKLKVGIYYGNFRNRDIIKKNSVILTTYGTIRNDIETIKEYFFDAVILDESQNIKNVNAQTTKAIMLLNTRHRIALSGTPIENNLSELYSLFRFLNPSMFGTLEEFNNYYAIPIQRENDREAIEELKKKVYPFILRRIKKEVLKDLPDKIEKTMYIEMNPEQKKLYDERRNYYYKMVHSQIKENGIGKTQFFILQALNELRQITSCPEAKSVGVTSSKREVLINNIVEAVENGHKVLVFTNYINSINNICEDLKKYDIKYLSMSGSTKDRQLLVDKFQKDNKYKVFVMTLKTGGVGLNLTAADTIFIYDPWWNKTVENQAIDRAYRLGQDRTVFSYKLILKDTIEEKILQLQESKIKLLDNLISEDSATLKSLTEKDIEFILGE, from the coding sequence ATGAGCTTAAAAAAAATGGACAATTTGCTGGAAAATATCTTTTTTATGTTAAAAATAGATGAAAAAGGAGCCTATGTTCTTCCAGTATATGCTGATGGAAGCATAGCAGAAAATTTAGAAGTAGATGAAGATTCTGAAGATGTAACTAGTCAGATTTTAACATATATTAAGGGAGTGAAAGAGGATAGTTTTTTCATAGATTGGGAGAAGGAGTATGAAGAGGCATATCTGAATGAACACTCAGATCTAATAGAATATTTAATTGATAATCCTAAGTTTGTAAATGAAAAGATGGAAGTACTCAAATGGATAAAAAGGGATAATAATTTATCGTTGATTATAAAAGAGAAGGAAAATAGTAGTACTGCCCTTACAACAGAACTTTTATTAAATGATTCTATTACAGAGTTTATGATAATCAATGAGGATCTTATTTTAGCTGATAATACTTTTTATATAATAGATATGGAGAGTAATGATTTTCATACTTTGAAGGAGTTAGTTGGAACAATTGATGAATCAGGATTAGAAAATTTTCTAACTTTGACGATTAAGTATTTTAAGAATATAGAGATAGAGTATAAAGATTATAAGATAATGGCTGGAGAGAAGCATATTCCTAGTCCACAACTAGTAATAGAAAAGATCTCTCATGACAATAGTCTATATTTACAAGTGACATTGATGGTATCAAGTATGCACTACGATTTCTTGAAAGATCACGATATTAAGCAAGTAGCGATAGTCAATGATTTGGAGAGAAAAATATCTATATGTGAGATAGATATAAGCAGAATATCTGAAGCGATAGAGGATATTGTAAAATTGTTAGCTAAGGATCAAAAGAATTTAAAAGTGAGATCGAGTTATTACTTAGATGAGAGTAATTTGATTATAATGCAGGAAAAATTAGCTAAAGAGTTTATTATGAAGGATCTATTACAATTGGCATCTAAGTACAAGGTAGTAGGTACAGATAAGCTTAGAAAGTATAATATAAAGGCTGTAAAGCCAAAGGTAATAGGAAATTTCAGCCACTCAATAGATTTCTTAGAGGGAGAGATAGAGCTTGAGATTGAGGGAGAAAAGTTTTCTATTTTAGATGTTCTTTCATCTTACAAGAAGGATTCATATATTATGTTAAGTGATGGAACAAGTGCCTTAATTAATAAGAAATATATAGAGAAGTTAGAGAGAATTTTTAAAGATAACAATAAACAAAAAGTAAAACTCTCATTTTTTGATCTACCACTAGTAGAGGAGTTAATTGAAGATAAGATATTCTCTGAGGAGATGAATAGAAGCAGAGAGTTTTTTAAAGGGATTAATAATATAAATAACTATGCAATAGAGACGCCGAAGATAAAAGCACAATTGAGAGAGTATCAAGAGTATGGTTACAAATGGTTATCATATTTGATGGACAACAATTTAGGAGGGTGTCTTGCAGATGATATGGGACTTGGGAAGACTCTTCAAGCAATAGCAGTTTTAACGAGATTGCATGAGAAGAAGGGGACGAAAAGTTTGGTAGTAATGCCTAAATCTTTGGTGTATAACTGGGAGAGCGAGATAAAGAAATTTAGTCCTAAGTTAAAGGTTGGAATATACTATGGAAACTTTAGAAATAGAGATATTATAAAGAAAAATAGTGTTATTTTAACTACTTATGGAACGATTAGAAATGATATTGAAACAATAAAAGAGTATTTTTTTGATGCAGTGATTTTAGATGAATCTCAGAATATAAAAAATGTAAATGCTCAAACAACGAAAGCTATAATGCTTTTGAATACAAGACATAGAATTGCTCTAAGTGGAACACCTATTGAGAATAACTTAAGTGAGTTATACTCTCTATTTAGATTTTTAAATCCCTCTATGTTTGGAACTTTAGAGGAGTTTAACAACTATTATGCAATTCCAATCCAAAGGGAGAATGATAGAGAGGCAATAGAGGAGTTAAAGAAGAAGGTATATCCATTTATTTTAAGAAGAATAAAGAAAGAGGTTTTAAAGGATCTACCAGATAAGATAGAAAAAACTATGTATATAGAGATGAATCCTGAACAGAAAAAACTTTATGATGAGAGAAGAAATTATTATTATAAGATGGTACACTCTCAAATAAAGGAGAATGGAATAGGGAAGACACAGTTCTTTATATTACAAGCTTTAAATGAATTAAGACAGATAACGAGCTGTCCAGAGGCAAAAAGTGTAGGAGTAACTTCAAGTAAAAGAGAGGTTTTAATAAATAATATTGTTGAAGCTGTGGAGAATGGACATAAAGTTTTAGTTTTTACAAACTATATTAACTCTATAAACAACATCTGTGAAGATTTGAAAAAATATGATATTAAATATCTTTCTATGAGTGGAAGTACAAAGGACAGACAGCTATTAGTAGATAAATTCCAAAAAGATAACAAGTATAAGGTTTTTGTTATGACATTGAAAACAGGTGGAGTTGGATTAAATCTAACTGCCGCTGATACGATTTTTATCTATGATCCTTGGTGGAACAAGACAGTAGAAAATCAAGCAATAGATAGAGCCTATAGATTGGGGCAAGATAGAACAGTTTTTTCATATAAATTGATACTGAAGGATACAATTGAAGAGAAGATCCTTCAACTACAAGAATCAAAAATCAAACTGCTAGATAATCTAATATCTGAAGATAGTGCTACTTTAAAGAGTTTAACTGAAAAGGATATTGAGTTTATCTTAGGAGAATAA
- a CDS encoding MupG family TIM beta-alpha barrel fold protein, which translates to MRELGISIYPGHSKIEEDKEYIKLAAKYGFTRIFTCLLSVEGDKEKIIENFKETINYANSFGFKVVADINPKVFTELNISYNDLSFFKELGVYGIRLDNGFTGNEESLMSYNEYNLKIEINMSNSTRYLDTIMDYKPNKYNLLGCHNFYPHLYTGLGREYFRVCNQNFMKYGLVTSAFVNSQNATFGPWPVKEGMCTLEEHRDMPIEVAAKDLFKEGINTVIISNCYASEEELKKLGELKRDLLDLSVILVDNIPAIEKEIVLNTLHYNRGDVSDLVIRSSQPRVKYKDHHFQLFNPVDIKRGDIIIDSSLYGTYAGELQIAKKDIKNTGKTNVVGRVREEEIYLLDSIAPWEKFILKEIK; encoded by the coding sequence ATGAGAGAGTTAGGAATTTCTATATATCCAGGTCACTCTAAAATAGAGGAGGATAAGGAATATATAAAATTAGCAGCAAAATATGGATTTACAAGAATTTTTACCTGCTTACTATCAGTTGAAGGTGACAAAGAAAAAATTATAGAAAACTTCAAAGAAACAATAAACTATGCAAACTCATTTGGATTTAAAGTTGTTGCAGATATAAATCCAAAGGTATTTACAGAATTAAACATTTCATACAATGATTTAAGCTTTTTTAAGGAGCTGGGAGTCTATGGAATCCGTTTAGATAATGGATTTACAGGAAATGAAGAATCTCTTATGAGTTACAATGAATATAACTTAAAAATTGAGATAAATATGAGTAACAGTACTAGATACCTAGATACTATTATGGACTATAAGCCTAATAAATATAATCTATTAGGTTGCCATAACTTCTATCCACATCTTTATACAGGATTAGGTAGAGAGTATTTTAGAGTATGCAATCAAAACTTTATGAAATATGGTCTAGTAACCTCTGCTTTTGTCAACTCTCAAAATGCAACTTTTGGACCTTGGCCTGTAAAAGAGGGAATGTGTACATTAGAGGAGCATAGAGATATGCCTATTGAAGTAGCTGCTAAGGATCTATTTAAAGAGGGAATAAATACTGTAATCATCTCTAACTGCTATGCTAGTGAAGAGGAGTTAAAAAAATTAGGTGAATTGAAAAGAGATCTACTCGATCTATCAGTTATCTTAGTTGACAATATTCCAGCTATTGAAAAGGAGATAGTATTAAATACTCTCCACTACAATAGAGGAGATGTGAGTGATCTAGTTATTAGATCTAGCCAACCAAGAGTTAAGTATAAAGATCATCACTTCCAATTATTTAATCCTGTAGACATAAAAAGAGGGGATATTATAATTGATAGCTCTCTTTATGGAACATATGCTGGAGAACTACAAATAGCTAAAAAGGATATTAAAAATACAGGGAAAACAAATGTTGTAGGAAGAGTTAGGGAGGAAGAGATCTATCTTTTAGACAGTATTGCTCCTTGGGAAAAATTCATATTAAAAGAGATTAAGTAA
- a CDS encoding DNA methyltransferase, with protein MIKSQIIKNEIVQPNTRELEKLREILPQYFDKEGSFKLDSFNEMLKSNEIKIEKEGYELKFLGKNYSKFQSGLETETVIVPDIEHNLKEENINSENMYIVGDNLDALKHLLKSYSNKIKCIYIDPPYNTGSDGFIYNDNFSFTPEVLSEKMGIDEEEANKIINLKGKSSHSAWLTFMYSRLLLAQNLLSDDGVIFISIDENEQANLKLICDEIFGEENFIETLIWKRRATPPNDRVIGKNHEYIFVIAKNYNTHKLNLQKRTLKLNKDYINRDNDPRGEWNYGDLSGNGKGGRIVESCIYPILDPLTGKEHYPPENKCWLYNREKMQEMIEDNRIVFRGEKRTPYQKKFLSEVRNGSTLPTLIEDVNYSIDIENSGTSQTSSKEIKELFGADVFEFPKPIKLLSKVIIAGCDKDSIILDFFSGSATTAHTVMEINKEDDGNRKYIMVQLPEEIKEDKIAYKEGYRTIDEIGRERIKRVGEKIKKDYPNIDCGFKLFRLKEVEQNMLDKIIEFNPETQLFYMEDYVEAFKYENISGKDTILTTWLNEDGYGLITKSKKIKLINYEIDVCNNSAYIINLGITTEDAIRLIEMIEDNKLLINRIVIYPYSIPFNIIHELRNNLKQLHKDIELIERY; from the coding sequence ATGATAAAATCTCAAATTATAAAAAATGAAATAGTTCAACCTAATACCAGAGAGCTTGAAAAATTAAGAGAAATTTTACCTCAATATTTTGATAAAGAGGGAAGTTTTAAGCTTGATAGTTTTAATGAGATGTTAAAATCAAATGAAATTAAAATAGAAAAAGAAGGATATGAGTTAAAGTTCTTGGGGAAAAATTATAGTAAGTTTCAAAGTGGTTTAGAAACAGAAACAGTAATCGTACCTGATATTGAACATAACTTAAAAGAAGAAAATATCAATTCTGAAAATATGTATATAGTAGGTGATAATTTAGATGCTTTAAAACATTTATTAAAATCTTACTCAAATAAAATAAAATGTATCTATATTGATCCACCATATAATACAGGATCAGATGGATTTATATATAATGATAATTTTTCTTTTACTCCTGAAGTTTTATCAGAAAAGATGGGGATTGATGAAGAAGAAGCAAATAAAATAATAAATTTAAAAGGAAAATCAAGCCATTCTGCATGGTTAACCTTTATGTATTCTCGTTTATTGTTGGCTCAAAATTTATTGTCTGATGATGGAGTTATTTTTATTTCCATTGATGAAAACGAACAAGCTAATTTGAAATTAATTTGTGATGAAATATTTGGAGAAGAAAATTTTATAGAAACTTTGATCTGGAAAAGAAGAGCAACTCCACCAAATGATAGAGTTATTGGAAAAAATCATGAATATATATTCGTAATCGCCAAAAATTATAATACCCATAAACTAAATTTACAAAAAAGAACATTAAAATTAAATAAAGATTATATAAATAGAGATAATGATCCAAGAGGAGAATGGAACTATGGAGACTTATCAGGAAATGGAAAAGGTGGAAGAATTGTAGAGAGTTGTATCTATCCTATTTTAGATCCCTTAACAGGAAAGGAACACTATCCACCTGAAAATAAATGTTGGTTATATAATAGAGAAAAAATGCAAGAAATGATTGAAGATAATAGAATTGTTTTTAGAGGAGAGAAAAGAACTCCATATCAAAAAAAATTTCTATCAGAAGTAAGAAACGGAAGTACCTTACCTACTTTGATTGAAGATGTTAATTATTCTATTGACATTGAAAATTCTGGAACCTCTCAAACTTCTTCTAAAGAAATTAAGGAATTATTTGGTGCTGATGTTTTTGAATTTCCTAAACCTATAAAATTATTATCAAAAGTTATAATAGCTGGTTGTGATAAAGATTCAATTATTTTAGATTTTTTCTCTGGTTCTGCAACCACAGCTCATACTGTTATGGAAATTAATAAAGAGGATGATGGTAATAGAAAATATATAATGGTTCAGTTACCAGAAGAAATAAAGGAAGATAAAATTGCATACAAAGAAGGGTATAGAACTATTGATGAAATAGGAAGAGAACGTATAAAAAGAGTTGGAGAAAAAATAAAGAAAGACTATCCAAATATAGATTGTGGATTTAAATTATTTAGGCTAAAAGAAGTAGAACAAAATATGCTAGATAAAATAATTGAATTTAATCCCGAAACTCAACTCTTTTATATGGAAGATTATGTAGAAGCTTTTAAATATGAAAATATTTCTGGAAAAGATACTATACTTACAACATGGTTAAATGAAGATGGATACGGATTAATAACTAAATCGAAAAAAATTAAATTAATTAATTATGAAATTGATGTTTGTAATAATAGTGCCTATATTATTAATTTAGGAATTACAACTGAAGATGCTATAAGACTGATAGAAATGATTGAAGATAATAAATTGCTTATAAATAGAATAGTAATCTATCCTTATTCTATTCCATTTAATATAATTCATGAATTAAGAAATAATTTAAAACAATTACATAAAGATATAGAGTTAATTGAGAGGTATTAA
- a CDS encoding HutP family protein, translating to MQYKSKDIAKVSVEMAMSSREEEQELKEKYIKKGIKTAAVDIGGNVVESIPKILERTLVAAKRNGLISESHVYEGAVTGATREAIDQILDKSVGFNVGGKIGIARCQEHLSVCIFLTIGMFRLDEVVIGLGHRAVPCES from the coding sequence ATGCAATATAAAAGTAAAGATATAGCAAAAGTATCTGTGGAGATGGCTATGAGTAGTCGTGAAGAGGAGCAGGAGCTAAAAGAAAAATATATAAAAAAGGGAATTAAAACTGCAGCTGTGGATATTGGTGGAAATGTTGTAGAATCTATTCCCAAAATACTTGAAAGAACCTTGGTGGCAGCTAAAAGAAATGGTCTTATAAGTGAGTCTCATGTATATGAGGGGGCTGTTACTGGAGCAACTAGAGAGGCTATTGATCAGATTCTAGATAAATCAGTAGGATTTAATGTAGGGGGAAAAATAGGTATAGCAAGATGTCAAGAGCATCTATCTGTCTGTATTTTTTTAACAATAGGAATGTTTAGACTTGATGAAGTGGTAATTGGACTTGGACACAGAGCCGTACCTTGTGAGTCATAA
- a CDS encoding Mrp/NBP35 family ATP-binding protein, with amino-acid sequence MSNCSTCPSGSTCTKDKESCGIVNNPLNHIKNVIGIMSGKGGVGKSTVTTLFAKELAKKGYKVGIMDADITGPSIPRLMGVSGQMATGDGTNIIPVTSKEGIKIISLNLLLQDESQPVVWRGSIISSAVKQFWEEVLWGELDYLLIDMPPGTGDVALTVMQSTPINGIVMVSVPQDMVSMIVAKAVNMTKKLNVPVIGVVENMSYIVCPGCETKISFHEESGAHDFLKEMGLTLLGELPMTKGFARMTTGQECEDSAKLFAPITDKILEEISKL; translated from the coding sequence ATGTCAAATTGTAGTACTTGTCCTTCAGGTAGCACTTGTACAAAGGACAAAGAAAGTTGTGGGATTGTTAATAATCCATTAAATCATATAAAAAATGTAATCGGTATTATGAGTGGTAAGGGTGGAGTAGGAAAATCTACTGTTACAACTCTATTTGCTAAAGAATTAGCTAAAAAAGGGTATAAAGTAGGAATAATGGATGCTGATATTACAGGTCCTAGTATCCCTAGATTGATGGGAGTTAGTGGTCAAATGGCTACTGGAGATGGAACTAATATCATTCCTGTTACTTCTAAAGAGGGTATAAAAATAATATCTCTAAATCTATTACTACAAGATGAGAGCCAACCTGTTGTTTGGAGAGGTTCTATCATAAGTAGTGCTGTTAAACAGTTCTGGGAAGAGGTACTATGGGGAGAATTAGATTATCTTCTAATCGATATGCCTCCAGGAACAGGTGATGTTGCTCTTACTGTTATGCAATCTACACCTATCAATGGAATAGTAATGGTATCTGTTCCTCAAGATATGGTATCTATGATAGTTGCAAAAGCCGTTAATATGACTAAAAAACTAAATGTTCCTGTTATTGGAGTTGTAGAAAATATGAGTTACATTGTTTGTCCAGGTTGTGAAACTAAGATCAGTTTCCACGAAGAGAGTGGAGCTCACGATTTCCTAAAAGAGATGGGATTAACTCTTCTTGGAGAACTTCCAATGACTAAAGGTTTTGCAAGAATGACTACAGGTCAAGAGTGTGAAGATTCAGCTAAATTATTCGCACCTATAACTGATAAAATTCTTGAAGAGATCTCTAAATTATAG
- a CDS encoding ROK family protein, whose product MENYLVFDMGGSSIKYGILNGNGDILNNSSFKTPATLDELYSKILEIKNNCEKYNICGVALSCPGAVNSDIGTIDGVSAIPYIHGPNLKIDLESLLNLKVELENDANCAALAEVWIGEAKENKDVVFIVIGTGIGGAIVKDKKIHKGKHLYAGEFGIMYFENEPGIPGVWGYNSMGQLVLRLSKKLNKEVDGVEIFRLAEIEKNPVVLEELDRWYSNLAKGIFSIQYIYDPEKIVIGGGISSNLKILSGIRNKMNELISKIEVAQIVPDIQVCKFNNNANLIGALYNFLEHRK is encoded by the coding sequence ATGGAAAATTACTTAGTTTTTGATATGGGTGGAAGTTCTATAAAATATGGAATTTTAAATGGTAATGGAGATATCCTAAATAACTCCTCTTTTAAAACTCCAGCAACTTTAGATGAATTATATTCAAAAATTTTAGAGATTAAAAATAACTGTGAAAAGTATAATATCTGTGGTGTGGCTCTTAGTTGTCCTGGAGCTGTAAACAGTGATATAGGTACAATAGATGGTGTCAGTGCTATACCATATATTCACGGTCCAAATCTTAAAATTGATTTAGAATCACTATTGAATTTAAAAGTTGAGCTTGAAAATGATGCTAACTGTGCTGCTCTTGCTGAAGTTTGGATAGGTGAAGCTAAAGAAAATAAAGATGTAGTTTTTATTGTTATTGGAACAGGAATAGGTGGAGCAATTGTTAAGGATAAAAAAATACATAAGGGAAAACACCTCTATGCTGGAGAGTTTGGAATTATGTATTTTGAAAATGAACCAGGAATACCAGGAGTATGGGGTTATAACTCAATGGGACAGTTAGTACTTAGACTTTCTAAAAAACTCAATAAAGAGGTAGATGGTGTAGAGATATTTAGACTTGCTGAAATTGAGAAAAATCCCGTTGTTTTAGAAGAGTTAGATAGATGGTATAGTAACTTAGCTAAGGGTATTTTCTCTATTCAATATATCTATGATCCAGAAAAAATAGTAATTGGTGGGGGAATTAGTAGCAATCTAAAAATTCTATCTGGAATTAGAAATAAAATGAATGAGCTAATATCTAAGATTGAAGTTGCTCAAATAGTTCCTGATATTCAAGTTTGTAAATTTAATAACAATGCAAATTTAATAGGTGCACTGTATAATTTTTTAGAGCATAGAAAGTAA
- a CDS encoding glycoside hydrolase family 1 protein produces the protein MIKFKENFYFGSASSATQSEGAWKEDGKGENIWDYWYETETFRFHNGVGPADASTFYKNYKKDIQLLKETGHNSFRFSISWSRMFPNGFGEVNPKAIEFYNNVINELLANGIEPFVNLFHFDMPMCMQNIGGWENREVVDHYANFAKTCFINFGDRVKRWFTFNEPIVHVECGYLLGYHYPYKVDSKAAVQVAYHTALASALAIKNYRELKLEGKVGIILNLSPCYPRSENKWDVKAGFIADLFANRSFLDPAVKGKFPTELIEIIKEHDLMPEYTSEDLEIIEKNTVDFLGVNYYQPRRVAARASLPNPEAPFMPEYYYDHYAMPGRKMNPHRGWEIYEKGIYDIGINIRDNYNNIEWLITENGMGVEGEDRFLVDGIIQDDYRIEFYKDHLTWLHRAIEEGSNCIGYQVWTFIDNWSWLNAYKNRYGLVSLNLATQERTIKKSGRWFKQLSDNKGF, from the coding sequence ATGATTAAATTTAAAGAGAATTTTTATTTTGGAAGTGCCTCTTCTGCCACTCAAAGTGAAGGAGCTTGGAAAGAAGATGGAAAGGGAGAGAATATTTGGGACTACTGGTATGAGACAGAAACATTTAGATTTCATAATGGTGTAGGTCCAGCTGATGCCTCAACATTTTATAAAAACTATAAAAAAGATATTCAACTTTTAAAAGAAACAGGACATAACTCTTTTAGATTTTCTATAAGTTGGTCAAGAATGTTTCCTAATGGATTTGGAGAGGTAAATCCTAAGGCTATTGAGTTTTATAACAATGTTATCAATGAACTACTAGCTAATGGTATTGAACCTTTTGTAAATCTATTCCACTTTGATATGCCTATGTGTATGCAAAATATAGGTGGTTGGGAAAATAGAGAGGTTGTTGACCACTATGCTAACTTTGCAAAAACTTGTTTTATAAATTTTGGTGACAGAGTTAAAAGATGGTTTACTTTTAATGAGCCAATAGTTCACGTTGAGTGTGGTTACCTATTAGGTTATCACTACCCTTATAAGGTAGATTCTAAAGCTGCTGTACAAGTTGCTTATCACACTGCTTTAGCAAGTGCCTTAGCAATAAAAAATTACAGAGAATTGAAGCTTGAAGGAAAAGTTGGTATTATCTTAAATCTTTCTCCTTGCTATCCTAGAAGTGAAAACAAATGGGATGTAAAGGCAGGATTTATAGCTGACCTATTTGCTAATAGAAGTTTCTTAGATCCAGCAGTTAAAGGTAAATTTCCAACTGAATTGATAGAGATCATTAAAGAGCATGATTTGATGCCTGAATATACTTCTGAAGATTTAGAGATCATTGAAAAAAATACTGTTGATTTCTTAGGTGTAAACTACTATCAACCTAGAAGAGTTGCAGCTAGAGCCTCTCTTCCAAATCCAGAAGCACCATTTATGCCTGAATACTATTATGATCACTATGCTATGCCTGGAAGAAAGATGAATCCACACAGAGGTTGGGAGATCTATGAAAAAGGAATTTATGATATAGGAATCAACATCAGAGATAACTACAATAATATTGAGTGGCTTATCACTGAAAACGGTATGGGAGTAGAGGGAGAAGATAGATTCTTAGTAGATGGTATAATTCAAGATGATTATAGAATAGAGTTCTATAAAGATCATTTAACATGGTTACACAGAGCAATTGAAGAGGGATCTAACTGTATAGGATACCAAGTTTGGACATTTATTGATAACTGGTCATGGTTGAATGCATATAAAAATAGATATGGTTTAGTTTCTCTAAATCTTGCTACTCAAGAGAGAACTATCAAAAAGAGTGGAAGATGGTTCAAACAACTTTCTGATAATAAGGGGTTTTAA